One window of the Pieris brassicae chromosome Z, ilPieBrab1.1, whole genome shotgun sequence genome contains the following:
- the LOC123718792 gene encoding kinesin-like protein subito: MFDNQLSKIGFQFTTTVILNFTLKTVDTVRLRLTLITNPFMRGRLQKGTNLMDLFEEEARCNKQKLVQVYLRLKPCTIPSNLYEVRGDRYLITSLDTTAAGNGRKTQRPVSKMYTFSHIFTEAVSQTEIFDHVVKDNLKKLPEGQSFTLLTYGASGSGKTFTLMGNVASPGLVPRSLEYLFNNVKVQMHPVYKPAEKGFDSLSNFSQEYELLFVKRLRTSSASLRDKYRRMSSQLRTDLSGSALNLSKSKHYVWISFIEIYNEGIYDLLAGSHHRAAKLVIREDKKGNVYVVGATQAFVRSGEEAYDVMVAGKHNLQVAATGVHTQSSRSHCIFTITMLTEDDGRIVTSCVRLCDLAGTERARRTRNTGARMKESRAINTSLHVLERCLHSLRRKQAVANRAVVPYRESKLTRLLGAGLSGTRGESVTVVITLNPSPEYADETRHVLQLAAVAKDLQINNTVSDDLSSRESSTHDLNNSVCAELMKLRSCNERLNVELLQSQNFIKKMTALVVEKKATNAATTRELVDLEKESSRQFYEPQIEALKREIKELREKYEEMISDLKEKIGPKGIKINQLMTEIATLKVFTKHIQTKLYKSLKIIGRNKSFEKLTTRELACARAEEEIQYLRACIEERDGIEDVSNDYMSITESDSDEEQYELCNESLEPTFKKEDIKRTRLLRQSLVIDDNNESDNVLRNWMTR; the protein is encoded by the exons ATGTTCGat AATCAACTTTCTAAAATAGGATTTCAATTTACAACGActgttattttgaatttcacGCTTAAAACTGTCGATACCGTCCGTCTCCGACTCACACTTATTACTAATCCTTTTATGAGAGGCCGTCTACAAAAGGGCACTAATCTAATGGATTTATTTGAAGAAGAAGCAAGATGTAATAAACAGAAACTAGTGCAAGTATATTTGCGTTTAAAACCGTGTACCATCCCAAGCAATTTATACGAAGTTCGAGGTGATAGATATTTGATTACCTCTCTCGACACAACTGCAGCGGGCAATGGACGAAAGACACAACGTCCTGTATCCAAAATGTACACTTTTTCACATATATTTACTGAGGCTGTATCTCAAACA gAAATTTTTGACCATGTAGTAaaggataatttaaaaaagttgccAGAAGGTCAAAGTTTTACATTGCTTACTTATGGCGCATCAGGTTCTGGGAAAACATTCACACTTATGGGTAATGTGGCATCTCCAGGCTTAGTGCCAAGGTcgttagaatatttatttaataatgtaaaagtcCAGATGCATCCAGTTTATAAGCCAGCTGAAAAAGGCTTTGACTCTTTGAGTAATTTCTCTCAAGAATATGAACTATTG TTTGTGAAGAGATTAAGAACATCATCTGCCTCATTAAGAGATAAATATAGAAGAATGAGCTCTCAACTAAGAACAGACTTAAGTGGTAGTGCTTTAAACttatcaaaatcaaaacattatgtatgg ATTTCCTTTATTGAGATATACAATGAAGGTATTTATGACCTACTTGCTGGGTCTCATCATAGAGCAGCAAAACTTGTCATTCGGGAAGATAAAAAGGGAAATGTGTATGTAGTG GGGGCCACGCAAGCCTTTGTCCGCTCTGGTGAAGAAGCATATGATGTAATGGTAGCTggaaaacataatttacaagTTGCAGCGACCGGTGTACACACACAATCATCACGCTCACACTGCATTTTCACCATTACTATGCTTACTGAAGAtg ATGGCAGAATCGTAACGTCATGCGTACGTCTATGCGACTTGGCGGGAACCGAGCGGGCGCGTCGTACGCGTAACACGGGCGCTCGTATGAAGGAGTCACGTGCGATTAACACCTCATTGCACGTCCTGGAGAGATGTCTGCACTCCCTTCGACGGAAGCAGGCCGTTGCTAACCGCGCTGTTGTACCTTATCG TGAGTCAAAGTTAACTCGTCTCCTGGGCGCGGGTCTATCGGGCACTCGCGGCGAATCGGTCACGGTGGTTATCACGCTTAACCCTTCACCCGAATACGCTGACGAGACTAGACACGTGCTACAATTGGCCGCTGTTGCTAAGGACTTAC AAATAAACAACACAGTTTCCGATGACTTAAGCTCACGTGAGAGTAGCACTCATGATTTGAATAACAGTGTATGTGCCGAATTAATGAAGCTTCGTTCCTGTAATGAAAGACTGAATGTTGAATTATTGCA aagtcaaaactttattaaaaaaatgacagCTTTGGTAGTCGAAAAAAAGGCAACAAATGCAGCCACTACGCGAGAGTTAGTCGATTTGGAAAAGGAGAGCAGTCGGCAGTTCTATGAGCCTCAGATAGAAGCGCTTAAGAGAgag ataaaggAGTTGAGAGAAAAATATGAGGAAATGATAAgtgatttaaaagaaaaaatcggGCCGAAAGGAATCaag attaatCAACTTATGACTGAAATTGCTACACTAAAGGTATTTACAAAGCATATTCAaacgaaattatataaaagtttaaaaataattggtaGGAACAAATCATTT GAGAAATTAACGACCCGGGAGTTAGCGTGTGCAAGAGCAGAAGAAGAAATTCAGTATTTACGAGCATGTATTGAAGAGAGGGATG GTATTGAAGATGTATCAAACGATTACATGTCCATAACTGAGTCCGATAGTGATGAGGAACAATACGAATTGTGCAATGAAAGTCTCGAACcgacatttaaaaaagaagatATTAAAAGAACTAGATTACTTCGACAAAGTCTAGTAATTGATGATAATAATGAATCGGACAATGTGTTGCGGAATTGGATGACACGTTAA